The DNA region AGAAGGGCCCGCGGCGGGTCAGCCCGCACACCGTGCCCATGCTCATGCCGAACGGCCCCGCGGGCACCATCGGCCTGGAGCTGAAGGCGCGCGCCGGCGTGCATGTGCCCGTGAGCGCCTGTGCGTCCGGCGCGGAGGCGATCGCGAACGGCTACGACATGGTCAGGAACGGCCGTGCCGACGTCGTCGTCGCGGGTGGCACCGAGGCGGTCATCCACCCGCTGCCGCTCGCCGCGTTCGCGAACATGATGGCGCTGTCGAAGCGCAACGACGAGCCGCAGCGCGCGTCCCGTCCGTTCGACAAGGCCCGCGACGGCTTCGTCATGGGCGAGGGTTCCGCGGCCGTGGTGCTCGAGACACTCGAGTCCGCACAGCGACGCGGCGCGACGATCTACGCGGAGGTGCTCGGCTACGGCATGAGCAACGACGCGCATCACATCGCGCAGCCCGAGCCGGAGGGCAACGGCATCCGCCGCGCGATCGGTGCCGTGCTGACCAACGCCGGGATCGAGCCCGCGGACGTGCGACACATCAATGCGCACGCGACGTCCACCCCGCTCGGCGACATCGCGGAGGCCATCGCGATCAGGGCGACGCTCGGCGACGAGGCGACCGACAACCTGGTCGTCACCGCACCGAAGTCGTTGTTCGGCCACCTGCTCGGCGCGGCCGGTGCGATCGAGTCGATGTCGACCGTGCTGGCACTCCACCACCGCGTGGTGCCGCCGACGATCAACCTCGACGATCCCGACGACGAGGTGCCGCTCGACATCGCGACCGAACCACGTGAGCTGCCCGGCGGCGACCTCGTGGCGTTCAACAACGCGTTCGGCTTCGGCGGCGCCAACGTCGTCGTGGCCTTCGGCACGTACGCCTGACCCGGAAGGATCCTGGATGACGGTGACGGACAAGCCGACCGCGCACGCCGAGGTGGACCTGCGTGACCCGCGGGTGCGGCTGGCCAGGCTCTTCGATCCGGGCACGCTCGAGCTCGTCGGCGAGGAGGACGACAGCGGCTTCCTCGTCGGCCGGGGCGTCGTGGACGGCGCGACCGCGATCGCGTTCGCCAGCGACGCCCGGCTGCAGGGCGGGGCGATGAGCAGCGCGGGCTGCACACGCGTGGTCGAGGCGTACACGATGGCCGTCACCGAGAGGGTGCCGATCATCGGCCTGTGGCACTCCGGCGGCGCGCGGCTGCGCGAGGGCGTCGAGAGCCTCGACGCGGTCGGCCGGGTGTTCCACGCCATGACGCTCGCGTCCGGCAAGGTGCCGCAGATCTCGCTCGTCCTCGGTCCCGCCGCCGGCGGCGCCGCGTACGGACCCGCCCTCACCGACTTCGTGGTGCTGAGCAGCAGTGGCGGGCGCATCTTCGTCACCGGACCCGACGTCGTCCGCAGCGTCACCGGCGAGGATGTCGACATGCTGCGGCTCGGCGGGCCCGAGCCGCACGGCCGGCGCAGTGGCGTCGTCCACGTCGTCGCCGCCGACGACGACGAGGCGTACGCGCGCACGCGGTTGCTGGCGTCACTCCTCGGCTCGCAGGGCGCGCTCGGCGAGGTGTTCGACCGGGAGATCGGCGACCTGCTGCCCGACAACGTCAAGCGCGCGTACGACGTGCACCCGCTGGTCGACGGCATCCTCGACGGGCCGGGACTCGAGCTGCACCCGAAGTGGGCGCCCAACATCGTCACGACGCTCGGCCGACTCGGCGGGCGCACGGTCGGCGTCGTCGCGAACAACCCGATGCGCCTCGGTGGCTGCCTCGACGCCGTGAGCGCGGAGAAGGCGGCGCGGTTCGTGCGCACCTGCGACGCGTTCGGCGTGCCACTCGTCGTGCTCGTCGACGTCCCCGGCTACCTGCCCGGCGTCGGCCAGGAGTGGGACGGCATCGTCCGCCGCGGCGCCAAGCTGCTGCACGCGTTCTCCGAGTGCACCGTGCCGCGCGTGACGCTGGTGACCCGCAAGGCGTACGGCGGCGCGTACATCGCGATGAACTCCCGCGCCCTCGGTGCCACCAGGGTCTTCGCCTGGCCGACGGCCGAGATCGCGGTGATGGGCGCCGTCGCGGCGATCCGCGTCCTGCACCGGCGCCGGCTCGCCGAGGTGCCAGAGGACCAGCTCGCGCAGGTCGAGCAGGAGCTGGCCGAGGAGCACGAACGCATCGCCGGCGGCATCGAGCGTGCCCGCTCGATCGGCGTCGTCGACGAGGTCATCGACCCGGCCAAGACCAGGTCGGCGATCGCCCGAGCCATCGCCGACGCCCCGCAGGGCGGCGGCAGCCACGGCAACATCCCCCTCTAGCGTCCAGACTTGTGCGTGCAGGGCACGTCACCGCCGCCGAACCCGTGAGGGGCACCCTCACCGTGCCAGAACGCGGTGAGGGTGCCCCTCACGGGTTCGCCACGGACACCCGCGCTCAGCTCGACGCCGCAGCATCGGCTCACATCGCGGCGTGCAGCCAGCGCACCGACGCGCCGTCGCCCGCGTACCTGAACGACTCGAGCTCGGAGTCCCACGGTGTGCCGAGCAGGCGGTCGATCTCGTGCTGCAGCGTCGTGCGTCCGTCACCGGTCGCCACGACGGCTGCGCGCAGGCGGTGCTCGGAGACGAGGATGTCTCCCTCGACGCCGGTCACGCCGGCGAACATGCCGAGCGTCGGGGTCCACATGAAGCGGGAGCCGTCACAGTCCTCACTGGGATCCTCGGTGACCTCGAACCGGACGCGGTCCCAGCCGCGCATCGCCGAGGCGATGAGCGCGGCAGTGCCGGCGCGGCCCTCCCAGCAGACCTCGGCCCGCAGCGTGCCAGGGGAGGCCAGCTGCGGCGCCCAGTCGAGGGAAACGCGGACGCCGAGTACGCCCGACGCCGCCCACTCGACATGTGGGCTCAACGCGGGCGGCGCCGAGTGGACGTACAGCACGCCACGTGCGGTCACAGCTGCCTCCTTCTGCCGGCGAGAGACGCCTTCCCCAGCGGTCCCACCAGAAGGTGTGGCAACGGTGCTGCGCCCATTGTGCCCCACGAGTCGCATGCGCACCAAGCAGCACGGCGTGTACGCGCGCGGCGTCCGGACAAACCCACGCGACGTAATGTGGCATGGTCGCTGGTCGAATTTGCCGCGACACGCCCGCTTTAGCTGGATTATGGCCTGCGTTTCTTTGCGACCCGTCCCATGAGCCGGCAGAACCCGGCCAGGACGAGCGCCACCACGGGCAGCCATGACGCGCGATCGAGCAGCCAGTCGGGGCCTGACGGCACACCGCGCAGGCCGGGCGCCGCCACCAGCGCACCGCCCGCGAGGACGACGAGAAGTAATGCGCTTTGATGCCACAGGAACACGGGCAGTGCCCAGGCATTCGCCCGCGCGACGAATCCCCGGACCGCAGGCAGGTCGACGACCCGCGCCAGGCGCGGACGGACGAGGAGGAACGCACCGATCTGCGCCACCGCCAGGGCCACCGCGACGAGCGTGGGTGGGCTGAGGTTCGACTCCCCCGCGCCCGTCACGCCGACGGCCGTCGCCGGGTATCCCAGGGCGCCGACGAGCACCACTGCGGCGGCGATGCCGGCGACGAGCAACGCCACGGGTCCCCGGCGACGCAGCGACGGTCGCGCGTACGTCCACATGCCCAGCTGGTACGGGATCACCCAGGCGGCGAGCACCGCGACGGCGCGGACGAGCTCGACGACGGGCGACGGCACCGCCGCGCCGAGCCAGTCGGGACCGAACCGCACGCCGTCGTCGAAGGCGACGACGGCGACCGGCAGCACGACGACGAGCCGTCGGGCGCGACGTCCGCCGGCTCGCAGCAGCGGCGCGGCCGCGGTGAGCGCGACGTACACGGCGAGGAACCACAGCGGGCTGACCGCGAGCTCGCCGACCACCCGGAGCGTGTCGGTCGACACGCCCGCGACGAACAGGACCGCGAGCAACACGGCCCAGAACACCGCGAGCTGCGCCACGGCGGCCAGCAGCCGGAGCAGGCGAGCGCGCAGCCACGGCACGTACGAGCGTGCGCGGTCCCAGCTCGCGGCCGCACCGAACCCGCCGGCGAAGAAGAACAGCCCGAGCGTCTGCAGCAGCCACGTGACCGGCCACAGGTGCGGGAGGTGGCGCAACGGGCTGTCGACGCTCACCCCACCGTCGCCGGGGACGAGCGCGGTGACCAGCCAGTGGCCGACGACCACGCCGAGCATCGCCAGCACGCGCACGGCGTCGACTGTCCGGTCCCGGTCCGCACGGACCGGCGTGGCGGCGGGCTGCGGTGTCCTCGTCAGCGTGGTCAACGCCGGCTCCCGGCGAGTCGGGCGGCCGAGGGGTCGCCGGTGGCGATCCGCGCGAAGCTGCGCAGCGTGTCGCTGCCGTGCGTGAAGTAGCCCCCGTGACCCGGCACCCCGGCGGCGTCGAGGACGCGTGCGCCGAACGACGGGGCCGTCGGGTCGACGCCGTGACCGAGGTCGCCGACGCGCACGTGCGGGACGAAGCGGATCCAGTCGGAGTCGGCGCGTGCCGCCCACACCCGCACATCCGGGCCGAAGGCCGACGCCCTGTCGTGCCGGACGCCGGGGCTCCCGTACACGACGACGTCCGACACGCGGCCCGCCAGCGGGGTGAGCCCGCACACCACCGAGCCGTAGCTGTGGCAGAACAGGCTCACCGGCGCGCCGGTACGCGTCCGCAGGGTGTCGAGGTAGCGGTCGAGCCGGTGCGCACCCTCCGCGGCGGGACCGCCGCGGGCGACCTCGACACCGAAGCCGGACGGCGCCGGGTAGTCGGCCCACGCCACGACGGCGACGCGGACGTCGGGCCGGACGCGCAGCGCCTCGGCGCGCAACGCCCGCGCCATGCCGAGCACCTGGTTGGGCGCGCCGAGATGCGACGGGTCGATCCCCATGCCCGGGACCAGCACGGCGACATGCTCAGCCGTGCGCAGGTCACCGAGGACGACGACAGGCCCGCGAGGTCGGACGCCGGCCCCGTCCGCCGGTCCCGCGGCCGACGCCCACCCCGCCGGGGCCAGCACGGCCGTGAGCAACGCGCCCGCGACGACCCCCGCGAGGACCATCCGCAGCAAGCCCATCCGTTCCTCCGCCCGGTCGCGGTCCCGTTGGACCGACCGACGGGACCGTACGGACGAAGTGCCTGCGCGCGCGTCACACCGGAGTGCTCACTGCCGGTGCTGCCGGAGTAGCCCCACGACGGTGCGGGGTTACGAGCCGGGCTGGACGACGCCCGTCTCGTAGGCGAGGACGACGGCCTGGGCGCGGTCGCGGAGACCGAGCTTTCCGAAGATGCGGCCGATGTGGGTCTTGACGGTCTGCTCGGCGAGGACGAGACGCTCGGCGATCTGGGTGTTGGACAGGCCGCGGGCGATGAGCGCGAGCACCTCGAGCTCCCGCGCGGTAAGCGCGTTCAGCTCG from Streptosporangiales bacterium includes:
- the fabF gene encoding beta-ketoacyl-ACP synthase II — its product is MSTEPRRVVVTGMGAFSPLGADVDSTWQGMLAGRSGIVALEDEQFADLPARIAGRVATEPTEVLDRVEARKLDRSAQFALIVAREAWKSAGEPDIEPERRGVVMATGIGGLTTLLTQYDNLREKGPRRVSPHTVPMLMPNGPAGTIGLELKARAGVHVPVSACASGAEAIANGYDMVRNGRADVVVAGGTEAVIHPLPLAAFANMMALSKRNDEPQRASRPFDKARDGFVMGEGSAAVVLETLESAQRRGATIYAEVLGYGMSNDAHHIAQPEPEGNGIRRAIGAVLTNAGIEPADVRHINAHATSTPLGDIAEAIAIRATLGDEATDNLVVTAPKSLFGHLLGAAGAIESMSTVLALHHRVVPPTINLDDPDDEVPLDIATEPRELPGGDLVAFNNAFGFGGANVVVAFGTYA
- a CDS encoding acyl-CoA carboxylase subunit beta, which translates into the protein MTVTDKPTAHAEVDLRDPRVRLARLFDPGTLELVGEEDDSGFLVGRGVVDGATAIAFASDARLQGGAMSSAGCTRVVEAYTMAVTERVPIIGLWHSGGARLREGVESLDAVGRVFHAMTLASGKVPQISLVLGPAAGGAAYGPALTDFVVLSSSGGRIFVTGPDVVRSVTGEDVDMLRLGGPEPHGRRSGVVHVVAADDDEAYARTRLLASLLGSQGALGEVFDREIGDLLPDNVKRAYDVHPLVDGILDGPGLELHPKWAPNIVTTLGRLGGRTVGVVANNPMRLGGCLDAVSAEKAARFVRTCDAFGVPLVVLVDVPGYLPGVGQEWDGIVRRGAKLLHAFSECTVPRVTLVTRKAYGGAYIAMNSRALGATRVFAWPTAEIAVMGAVAAIRVLHRRRLAEVPEDQLAQVEQELAEEHERIAGGIERARSIGVVDEVIDPAKTRSAIARAIADAPQGGGSHGNIPL
- a CDS encoding DUF3145 family protein codes for the protein MTARGVLYVHSAPPALSPHVEWAASGVLGVRVSLDWAPQLASPGTLRAEVCWEGRAGTAALIASAMRGWDRVRFEVTEDPSEDCDGSRFMWTPTLGMFAGVTGVEGDILVSEHRLRAAVVATGDGRTTLQHEIDRLLGTPWDSELESFRYAGDGASVRWLHAAM
- a CDS encoding acyltransferase family protein; this translates as MTTLTRTPQPAATPVRADRDRTVDAVRVLAMLGVVVGHWLVTALVPGDGGVSVDSPLRHLPHLWPVTWLLQTLGLFFFAGGFGAAASWDRARSYVPWLRARLLRLLAAVAQLAVFWAVLLAVLFVAGVSTDTLRVVGELAVSPLWFLAVYVALTAAAPLLRAGGRRARRLVVVLPVAVVAFDDGVRFGPDWLGAAVPSPVVELVRAVAVLAAWVIPYQLGMWTYARPSLRRRGPVALLVAGIAAAVVLVGALGYPATAVGVTGAGESNLSPPTLVAVALAVAQIGAFLLVRPRLARVVDLPAVRGFVARANAWALPVFLWHQSALLLVVLAGGALVAAPGLRGVPSGPDWLLDRASWLPVVALVLAGFCRLMGRVAKKRRP